Within the Salvia hispanica cultivar TCC Black 2014 chromosome 4, UniMelb_Shisp_WGS_1.0, whole genome shotgun sequence genome, the region CACAAATTTGGATCCCAAATTTGAGCCACAGTTGATGCAAGAAACTGGCGCTCCGGTTTGACCACTTACTATCTTGTAGTTTGCACCCAACCCCACATTAACCCTGCATAAAGAGAGAGTGCGCGCGAGAGAGTTAAATGCTAATTCGTAATATCGAATTAATTATGCAAGAAGAGGTGGAAAGCTTACAGATTTTGGAAGAGTGCATGCTGATTAGCTGCATActgaaatttttaatcaaaaggAGTTGTAAAACTATGAGTCTATGGTGAGAGTCAATGAAGAGGCATAAGAGAGCACCTTGTGAAGCAGTTCGTGATGCAGGGCTAGGTGAGTTTGGCAGTGGCGGCAAAGGTAGAAGCTCGTGTTCTGATTCTGCTTGTAACGGACTAGAAACGTAGTCCTCTCCATCTTCTCCAATTCCGAGTTTTTGATTATGAAAGGTGGTGTATATATAGTGGAAATGGGAACAACTGTTTATAATTGAAGTCTTTGGACTTGGTGTACATTTATggttttattcaataaaattagatgGCTATACTGACATATAaccaatttaattttgcaaaCAAAATCCATAAGCCTTGAAGATTTTTAAGATATAGTTATCATCATGAACACTATTTGTGTTCACAAGTTCCTGTCACACTAATGCCAAATGTCACTCGGAAAATTGGGTACCAAAATTGCTACCTAACTCACAAGTCACATTAGCTATGTTCAATGTTGATTACTTCTTTAGTAGAAGAAGACAAGCATTTTATTGATGTGTTAAACAAGTTTTTGTCAGTAAAAAAAGCAAGAGAAAATTGCTGGTTAGGCCAAAGACAAATGACATGTTTCTGAACAGATTCATCATTATCTTCTTCCTTGACATGCCATTCCAATCAATCCAAGACAAACTCACAGAATCTGAGGTGTGAGAATGAAGATATCGATGTTTTATATGACTACATGACGATGTAGAACAACTCTGGACAAGAATGTGAGAATCTGAACTTAAAACTGATTTTTATTTAGGACAGAGAAATGGATATCTAGTTCATGCTAGATACAACTAAAATCTGGTATCGTTGTGGTACAAAGGCTCTCGACTGATCTGAAGCACGCCTAAAAA harbors:
- the LOC125223869 gene encoding protein yippee-like At3g08990 isoform X1; protein product: MERTTFLVRYKQNQNTSFYLCRHCQTHLALHHELLHKYAANQHALFQNLVNVGLGANYKIVSGQTGAPVSCINCGSNLGSKFISLSIETSAIKAGRFMIDMTKLLFWKGNQMLCADTEQPVQDV
- the LOC125223869 gene encoding uncharacterized protein LOC125223869 isoform X2 yields the protein MERTTFLVRYKQNQNTSFYLCRHCQTHLALHHELLHKYAANQHALFQNLVNVGLGANYKIISLSIETSAIKAGRFMIDMTKLLFWKGNQMLCADTEQPVQDV